One window of the Dreissena polymorpha isolate Duluth1 chromosome 5, UMN_Dpol_1.0, whole genome shotgun sequence genome contains the following:
- the LOC127831769 gene encoding uncharacterized protein LOC127831769 → MLYSIGKSVQGDDLWVMAIGSSFSNIDLRPHVKYIGNMHGNEAVSREVLLHLIDLYVTSHHCAHHAVNEPRWLQHISGGSMHGYLRPIQRQRGQLEKKLPRFSSRRGIQTRPTRNAARDRLAGRLQFCNLCQLARWCFGCKLPLRLLFLRPKTRFFRTLEDGG, encoded by the exons GCGATGACTTGTGGGTAATGGCGATCGGCAGCTCGTTTTCCAATATCGATCTTCGACCACACGTGAAGTACATCGGAAATATGCATGGCAATGAG GCCGTAAGTCGGGAGGTGTTGCTGCACTTGATTGACCTGTACGTGACGTCACACCACTGTGCACATCATGCCGTCAATGAACCTCGATGGTTACAACATATCAGTGGAGGGTCGATGCACGGGTACCTTAGGCCG ATACAACGCCAACGAGGACAACTTGAAAAGAAACTTCCCCGATTTAGTTCACGGCGGGGCATTCAAACCCGTCCAACCCGAAACGCAGCACGTGATAGACTGGCTGGACGACTACAATTTTGTAATCTCTGCCAACTTGCACGGTGGTGCTTTGGTTGCAAACTACCCCTGCGACTTTTATTTCTCAG accCAAAACAAGGTTTTTCCGGACCCTCGAAGACGGTGGATGA